GAAGTGGGCGTCCCAGGCCGGGTACTTCTTCCTGGGCAGGTCAATGCGGATGACGGGCCCCTCTGTccgcggggcgcgggcggccggCGCCGGCGGGGCGCAGGGTCTCACCTGGAAGACGGGCACGCAGCTGTCCCGCTCCCCCGGCGCCCCGTCCCGCTCCCCCCCTGTAGTCCGCGGCAGCGAGCGGGGGGGGCTGGTGACGGCGTCCGCGGGGGATCCCGGCACCGGGGCCGGTCGCTGCCGGAAAATGCAGCCGCCGGCGCGGGGGGTGAACATGGGGCCGTTGGGGTGCAAGAGGCAGTAGTAGATGAACATGAAGAAGATGCCGAGGGCGAAGCTGGAACTGACCACGCAGACGAGGATTAAGGCGTCGAAGTCGGAGGTGGTCTTGCGGTCGTAGTAGAGGAACCAGAGGATGGTGAGGGCGGCGTTCTCCGACAGCGTGATGATGTAGTAGATGCACATGCGGTAGCGGCTCCGTCCCTCCTTGACGTTGAACCAGCAGAAGATGTAGATGATGCCCACCACCATGTTGTAGATGATCTCCTCCCACTTGGACATGCAGAAGTCCGTCTCGCCCTGGATGATCCAGAAGGTCATGATGCACCAGTGGGTGACGATGAAGATGCCAAAGTAGAGCTGGAACACGGAGGCGAAGAGGGCGAAGGCGATGGCGCGGGCGGCGATGGTGAAGAGGTGCCACAGGATCTGCACCACGGCCCCCTTGTAGGACATGGGCATCTTGTCCTCCCGCGAGTCCCGCAGCACCTTCTGGTAGGAGGCGATCATCCACGCCAGCGAGACCAGCGAGGCCGAGGCCGAGAGCCCTGCGGGGAAGGGCAGTGAGAGCCTGCAGCGGCCCGGGGAGCCCCCCCGCAGCCACCCCAGGCCCCCGCTGCCCCTTACCCTGCAGCGGCTCGATGCTGTTCTGCTGCACCATGATGCTGAGCTGCAGCACGAGCTGGGGCGCACTCTTCAGGAAGGTCTCCAGCAGCCGCAGCATGCTGATGTCTGCGCTCTCAAACATCATCCGCCAGTAGAAGTGGCGGCGGCGGTGCTCGGCCTGCCAGCGGCTCTGCAGCCCCAGGTACAGCGTGCGGAGGTACCTGTgcgaggggagggggcgggagggTGAGAGGGACCCCCACCGCCACCCGGCACCCgagctcccctcctccccctgcccatGCCAGCCATGTCCCcgtggctgctgccagcccactCCAGTGAGCACGTCCCCCCCTGATTTGAGGCCAGGGAAAGCCCTCCCCGTGCTGGgggcctggggggctgcagggcagcagtgGTGCTGAGCCCCTCGCGGCCCACCCTGGGGCCCAGAGATGCTGGGAAGGGACACTCTGTGCAAAGCCTGTGGCCCTGGGGCTCACCTGGCCaccaccctgctgcccacacagCCACCACCCAGTGCTGCCCCTGCGCCCTCCCTCCCTGAGCTGAGGATCCCACACGCAGCCCCGCTCTCCGGCCACCCACGGATTTGGGGTGCCCTGACCCCAGCCCTGCATGCCCGGCTGCTTCTCAAAGGGGATATTTTTGTCCCGGCTGGCACggagccccccctgccctccctgccccagcctgggcaCCAGCTGGTCGTGCCGCGCTGCCCACGGGAAGCTCCCGGGCGCTTGTGCCGGCGCTGCCTCGGCTCTTGGCAAGGCTGCGGGGCGCGGGCACATGCCGGCCCCGGCCATCTGGTCATGGGCCGGGGGTCAGCGGAGGTGTGCGTGGCACCGCCACACGCGCCAGCTGAGTCACCACCACCAGGGACCCCTCCCCGCGGCACAGGGCCAGATCCCGGCATCGCAGGAGGGAATGCGGGGCTGGACGGGCAGAGGGCATCCCCGGGCAGTCCTGCCCACACCACGGGCCGTGGCTCTGCTGCCCTGGGGGGAGCTGGacaaggagggaaagagaaaggtgAAGCGGGAGGTTGTCGGGCCATAAAGCCGAGTGAAACCCTCACGCAGAGCGACGGCCTCTCCGTCAGCTCCAGAAAGTGCTTCCAGCCGACTCCATTAGCCCGGAGCACGGCAGAAACCCTGATCCCAGCACTTTCAGCTCATCCgtcagcagcaggaggcaggagcCAGCCCTGCTCCGGCTGCAGGGACAGCTGGGGCCTCCCCCTCCCTGGGCTGTGCAGCCCCGAGACCACCGTGGGCCACTGAGGGCCCTGTGCCACCCTGCTGCCATCTGCTCCCCCCGGGCAGTCCCTCTGGCTCCCTCGCTGTGGGCACGCTGCTCCCACAGGACTCTGTGGTTGTCCCCGGTGAGGCTGCCTGTCACcacctgccccatcccctcctgcctgccctgctgggAGCCCCAAAAAGTCCCCCCCGGGAGCTGGCCACTGGGCAAGACATCGTTGTCAGCAAATTACACGATTTTAGTAGTTCCGCCTCAATTCGGCGGGGGCCGATGGCAGGCGGGgccagcccagctcctggccCCCGCCGCCTTCTTTGCACCAGTGTCGAAATGACGTTTTAAAGTCCACCTCGGGGGGAGCAGCTAATTTTAGCCTTTGCCGAGGCCCATCCCTCGCGGCGCAGGGGGAAAGGCCGCAGCCACCCGACTCCTGGCACAGACTTGCAGCCCGATGCCACCTGCTCGTGGGCAGCCAGGCCAGCGCTGCCCTGCCATggccgctgccccccagcccctcgcccctCCAGAcgcccctcccagccccgcagAAGGGCCCAGGGACGTCCCCCCTCGCTGTCAGAGTGCGAAGCGGGGGACAGCGGACACAGCACAGGGGGGAAAGCGACCCGAGAAGCGGAGCCCAGGATGCCGCGGGGCATCGCGGCTGGTCCCAGGGCATTCGTGTGTGAGCGAGACCCAGACACTGGCCACCTCATCGTCTCCCTGTAATCAGCCTCACTAATTGGGCTCATCAGCACCACGATCCCGCCCGCAGTCCCTCCACGCAGAGACCCCAGCACCGCATCGTCCCCGCGGCACAACCGGCAGCTGCCGCGCACCGTCCCCGGCTCCTCGGCTGCTCAACGAGTGACCCGCGGCCTCCCCCGGCTTTCGGCAGGGGCACAATTACTCTCCGTCTTCATGTCAGCTCCATAGATCTCATTAAAACGAGATTTCATCTCCCATCAGCTTGCCAGAATGAAATGTTGATTCTTATTTGTTATGCATTTGATCATCCCGTGGTGTTTCAGCCCAGAGAAACAGCCCCGCGCTGACGGTGCACGGCGGGTGTTTACCAACCCAGCGCCGCGGCAGCTGCATGGGAAATACAGAATCaatcacttgaaaaaaaatcatttaattttcaaaaaactgATGATGAGGCAGAAACCGACCGCGAGAGCTCTCAGGGCTAATTGCTCCCTCCTTTGTATTACAAAGAGTAACCCAACGAAATCCCCGCAGCGGGAAGGTGGTGGGCTCAGGCGGGCGCTGGCTTTGCCGGAGCCCCACCACGGCCGGGTTTGCTGCCAGCGTGACTGTTTGCCCCCAACTCTCAGCGACCGACTCCGgttttcaagtggaaaaaaagaagtgcgAGGAGAAAAGCCTGGCCCTGGTTATAACCAAATCCACTAATTGTCATCCTCAGATGCAAAAGGATGAGGGACCCCTCGGTCTAAGAGCGAGCGTCACGGAGTGTGATTTCCCTAGAAGGTAATTTGGGATATCATCCCCGAATCCATtctttaagaaaggagaaaattcttCCCTGTTACAGCCATTTTAAGCCTTTACACATCCCACCAAGTCAGGTCATCGTGGAGAGCTGCACATGTGCCCAGCTGGCACGTCACCGCGCTGACAAAAGCCCCCGTGTCCCACTGTCCCCACAGCCCAACGTGCctggggtccccagggtgggtgGGAGCAGCCGAGGCCGCTCGTGCTCAGGGAAAGGCTCAATCCAACCCTAAAAAGCCCCTTGTCCCGCTCACCGGGGCCAGGCAGGGCCCCCCAGCCAGTGACTGACCCCAGCTCTGGGTCCTGCAGCGGGACAAGCTGACACCCCAAAGCTGGGTGTTCCCAGGGCAGAACAAAGCCCCAGGGACCAGAGGGGTCAGGGAGGGGGGAAACTTCGGGGTCCCAGCTCTGACACCCCTTGGGACCCCACCCAGGAAGCTGCCGAGGGCGTCCGTGCCCCATGGGGCTGCCACCAGACTGGCATCGGGACGGAGGGGTGGCACCAGGTCCCCAAGCCAGCAGAGGATGAGGGGACACAGGCTGACGGGTGGAGGACCTGTGGTGAAGGGGACATCCCAGGTCTGGCCCTGGTGACCCCCAGGCAGCCAAACCAGGCGTGACCTTGGCCTAGAGCGGACAtgggggcacaggcagggctgtccccagcgCAAGGGGACCCGCAGAGACACCCCAACCCGCTGCCAGCCCACGGAGGTGGCAGGGCCCCCCTGGCACGCTGCTGGTGTGGGAAAGCTGGTGACTTTTAGCCAGCAGAGCAGGTGACAATCCCGGAGCTGCAAAACCATCCAAGCAGCAGCCCCAAGCGAGCGACGGCAGcgtggggacagctggggacgGGCCTGCGCCGCTGCTGCTCACACGAGCACGTGGTCACACAACCAGCACCATCTCCAGAGTGAGACGGATCCGTGGCGGAGGATTTGCACGTGCGTCCTGAACGCACTGATGACAACTAACTTCAGCAGCTTCTCGTAGCGGCTTTAATTTGGGAGAATCTGAGAGTTAACGCTCAGAGCTGCCTTtgcagctgggaggcagctgcGTTTTTGTGATTCGGGGGTCTGTGTCACAGCTGGGGCTCGGGGCTGCACAGCGAGTGGTTTGGTGGGGGTGAGACCCgcggggcagggaggaggcaggtaAGTCAGGGAAGGGGGAGATGCTTGGCAAAGGCCACAGTGCCCTGGCTGGAGAAAAGCCTTCCCTTCCCATGCAGCATTTAGTCGACCCTTCTTTAACTGCCACATCCACCTGCACCGGATCCAACCTCACTAATGGGTTTAGCAAACTGCATTTAACTGGTCATCCGAGCTAATCCCAAATCCTGCGATTAGAAAGAGCCTCAGCTGCAGCTTGAGACCAACATGTCCTGGAGGGTCAGTGCTGAGAGTTATCGCTTTAATTGGCTTCAGAGCCTCCGTGGTGCAGCGGATCAGGAGAGCGTGGCTGACACCACCGGGGGCAAAGCCTCcgcctgcagcccagcccagctcaggcCGGGATCAGGTAATTGCCCGCAGGGTGCCAGGGCCAAGGCCGGCTGCAGGCGGGCTCAGCAGGGAGCTCCCATCCTCTCCCTCGCCAGCTCCTCTGGATTTGCACCTATCCTGCTGCCAGTGTACCCCGAGAGCTGCCAtggggctgggtgggatggggaggggcaggcggtggctgtgtggggagggaaggagcaggctGCACCGTGAAAGGAAGTCAGACATCCCAGGGGCATCCCAGGAAAAGCAAAGAGGGAGCGGAGGAGCCTCTGGCCTacagcagctgaggaggggaaaCAGCGTGGAAACCCGAGCCGGGAGCACTGCCTGCTCGGTGCATTGTTCCCGGAATTTGCCATTGTCTCCACTCCCCTCCCAGCACCAGCCTTCCCGGGAAGCAGCTCGGTGCCAGAGCCACGGCTCTTCCCCAGCGCCCCGAGGATGGAGCTCAGcggagctgggagggagcggggccggcTCCAGGGCACAGGGTgccaacaaaccaacaaaccaacaaaccctcAGCTTGGGCTCCTGGAgggtctgcagagctgcaggcaaaGGGCCGGGAGCTGCCACATGTCCGGGGCAGGCAGCGGAgcctgggcaggctgggggtGAACAGCAGGACCCCCCCAACTACAGAGAGctctgagcaggagcagagggatgTGAGCCCCAGGTTTGGGGCCTGGCAGAAGCACTTCACACCCCCAGGACGAAGGTGCCGTGGCCAGGCAGGGCTCCCAGCAGGCCCAGCACCGCCGGCCATGGGGACAGCAGGCCTGTGCCACCCAGCCGGGCTGCGGGGTGCTCCTGCCCGCACccacctgcacccacagctcctgcccGTACCCACCCGCAcccagagctgggctctgctgggggctgcccccgccctgcccaccctgctgtggctgcagaggGATTGATCCCTATGCCCCCCTACTCCGCCTTGCGGGCCCCCGCTGCACCCCGTCATCCCCACCCCTGTACCCCCACATGCTGTGTCCTCCCTGCTGCACCCTGTTACCCCGACCCAGGTCCCTGCTGCACCCGggggctgcctccagccccagcccagtTCCAGGACCCCCTgtacccccacaccccccagacCTCCagacctgccccagctgcaggaggtggaTCAGACCCTGCAGCATCCCCATCCTGACCCCCTGTCCCCCCCGTACCCCCCATCCCCCGGTCCCCCCGTACCTCCagacctgccccagctgcaggaggtggaTCAGACCCTGACACAGCCCCATCCTGACCCCCtgtcccccctgtgccccccatgCCCCGGTCCCCCCATACCTCCagacctgccccagctgcaggaggtggaTCAGGCCCCGACACAGCCCCATCCtgaccccctgtccccccatcccccggTCCCCCCGTACCTCCagacctgccccagctgcaggaggtggaTCAGACCCTGACACAGCCCCATCCTgaccccctgtgccccccatgCCCCGGTCCCCCCGTACCTCCagacctgccccagctgcaggaggtggaTCAGACCCTGACACAGCCCCATCCtgaccccctgtccccccatcccccggTCCCCCCGTACCTCCagacctgccccagctgcaggaggtggaTCAGGCCCCGACACAGCCCCATCCtgaccccctgtccccccatcccccggTCCCCCCGTACCTCCagacctgccccagctgcaggaggtggaTCAGGCCCCGACACAGCCCCATCCtgaccccctgtccccccatgcCCCGGTCCCCCCGTACCTCCagacctgccccagctgcaggaggtggaTCAGGCCCCGACACAGCCCCATCCtgaccccctgtccccccatcccccggTCCCCCCGTACCTCCagacctgccccagctgcaggaggtggaTCAGGCCCTGCAGCAGCCAGACGCAGAGGCGGCAGCAGCCGCGGGGGCCGCGGGCTCTGTCCTTGGTGCTGCCGGCGCCGTCCTTGGTGCTGGCGGCGAAGTCGTAGACGAACCACCTGAAGCTGAGCAGCTGCACCACGAGCGAGGGCCCGAGCACGAAGAGCAGCGTCAGCCCGAACCACCACCGCTGCCCCCGCACGTAGTAGTGGGCCGCCAGCCACAGGTCCGAGGCACCGTCCGCGAAGCAGACCAGGAGGGCGCAGAGCACCCAGCAACCGTCCCGCAGCCGGTACCGGCGCGCCGGGGGGGCTgcgccgcccccccgcctcccgccgccgccctccggGCTTTCCAGCCGGacggccgggccgccgccgccgtccgaCTTCGCGGCCATGTTGtcgggggagaggaggagaaaggagggagcGGGAGAGACTTCCGGAGGGAGGACGGCGACGACGAAgcccgccccggcagcgcccgcccccgccggcctcgccccgcggccgcccggccccgccgagacgatcccccccctccccagtcccccccGGGAAACGGCAGCCGCcccccagccgccgccgcggggtcCCCCGGGTGCCGGTGGGCGCCTCCCCGCGCCGGGAAGAGCAACCGGCCCCTCCCCGGTTGGCCCCGACCCGCCCCCCTGTCCCGGCTCGGTCCCCTCCGAGCCACCGCCCGGTCCCGGCAGGTCCCCCCCCAGGGCAGCGGCCGTGCTGTCcgaccgcccccccccgcccccagctcgCCCAGGACCGGAGCTCCCTGGGCCTgggctcccccccggccccgaggCTCAACCCTCAGCCCAGGCACAACCCTGCTCGTGGGTCCAGCCCCAGAGCGGGTCGGGGCGGTGTGAgtccccccgggccgggcgggtGGAGGTGCTGCGGGTGCCTGTGCCCtcccccggggctggggcagggccacAGGCCACCAGGCTCTTGCCCGAGTCACCTGAGGGTTGGACTTAAGCTGGACCTAAGCCCTGCTTTGGAGGGGGAGTCCCAGCCTTGGGAAGTCCCCCAGGAGCCGCACAAGCAGGTGAAGTGCCGAGGTCTCCGGGTGGACCTGGGGCACCGGGCTGCGGGCGTGTGGATGTTCCCAGGCTCTGCCCCACCGTCTCTCTGCCGTTCGTTGCTCATCGGAGTTGGGATGCGGCGTGTCCGGGCAGCGCGAGCGGCCGGGACCCCCGTGGGACACAAGGAGCAGCACCAGCGCCAGCATCCCCGGCAGCGCGGGGAGGCAAAGGGCTCTTCGCTCCCTCACAGCGTGAGGGGGATCCGGCCTCGGGAAGGCCCCCAGCCCGCAGGGACGGTCTCTGCCTCACTGCATTCCCGCCACCGAGGCTCAGCCCCGCATGTCTGCCCGTGGAGGAGCGACGTGCGTGGCTGGAGACTGGCCCACGGCGAGCAGGTCACAGCGAGGGCGAGCGGGCTTTACCTCAGGAGAGACGGCCAACTCCCAAACTCCACCTTGCAGAGCAGCAAGGGGGATCAGCACAAACCCGGGGTGAGTCTGGGTTCCTGGTGCACAAAACCAGGGGAGCAGGCGGCAGGGGAAAAGGTGTtagagggagcagagccaggcccATGGCCGGGCTCTCCCAGCACTGCACCTATTAGCAGGGGTAACGCGACTTAAAGACCAAACCTTGAGATGCTCCTGACAGATCCCCTCGACAAATGCCTGCCTGGGGGAGGGGATGCTCCCAGCATCCCAGAGCCTGAAGAAAGGAGCTTTTCATTGCTGCCCGGCAGGGCCAGGGCCCCTTTGGAGGATGAGCTCCGCTGGCCAGAGCCCCCCCCAACACCtggccacccccagccccgtTTGGGCTCCATCCCTGGAGCAGAGCCAGTGGGGGgcacagcagcagggagaggggaccTGGAGACCAGGGAGAGACGGACCCACCTTCCTTCACAGACCATGAAACGCCCCCTCCGAAAGCGGAGTTAAACATCCACAGCCTGAGAACGTGGGGACTGTTGTTTGAAGTCTGATTTATCTTAACAACAGGCCCCAGCCGccacaggaaaaaatgaaagaggaaaaaaaacccataaacatCCCCGAAGTCTTCCCGTGCAGCTGTCAGCAGGCAGGGAGGGTTTCTAGCTGCATACATAAAAGtgctgcagggaagaaaaaggaatatgCTGAAACCAAACCCTGCTCTTTCCACAGTAAAATACACAGCAAAGCAACACAGCCCccggcagcgggcaggcagcgggtgcCTCTGCCCAGTTCCCAGGGGGCACATAAACGTCCAACTGGTCCAGACGGAGCTCCAGTCCCCGGGCTGGGTCCAGCAAAAGGCACCAGCTCCAGGAGGAGAAATCCGGGATGATTCGTGTCTGGCTCAGCGCTTGGCTGGGGAGAGGCCGGCAGCACACAGAGCCAGCTGCCGCTCGCTGCCCTGCGAGTGGTTTCCTGGTGCCCTTGGCGTTGCGattccctcctccctgccaggacaccgtcagcctgtccccatccccatccccaaccCTCCTCCTCGCCTTGCTGGGCAGCACAAGGGTGGCTGGAGGTGGTGG
The sequence above is drawn from the Strix uralensis isolate ZFMK-TIS-50842 chromosome 18, bStrUra1, whole genome shotgun sequence genome and encodes:
- the XKR7 gene encoding XK-related protein 7, which gives rise to MAAKSDGGGGPAVRLESPEGGGGRRGGGAAPPARRYRLRDGCWVLCALLVCFADGASDLWLAAHYYVRGQRWWFGLTLLFVLGPSLVVQLLSFRWFVYDFAASTKDGAGSTKDRARGPRGCCRLCVWLLQGLIHLLQLGQVWRYLRTLYLGLQSRWQAEHRRRHFYWRMMFESADISMLRLLETFLKSAPQLVLQLSIMVQQNSIEPLQGLSASASLVSLAWMIASYQKVLRDSREDKMPMSYKGAVVQILWHLFTIAARAIAFALFASVFQLYFGIFIVTHWCIMTFWIIQGETDFCMSKWEEIIYNMVVGIIYIFCWFNVKEGRSRYRMCIYYIITLSENAALTILWFLYYDRKTTSDFDALILVCVVSSSFALGIFFMFIYYCLLHPNGPMFTPRAGGCIFRQRPAPVPGSPADAVTSPPRSLPRTTGGERDGAPGERDSCVPVFQVRPCAPPAPAARAPRTEGPVIRIDLPRKKYPAWDAHFIDRRLRKTILALEYASPTTPRLQYRTPGAPQEVLEYETTV